The genomic stretch CGGAACTTAGCTTGTCGCTTCAATGGCAGAACCACACGACTCTCATTCAGGTAACCATCACCAAAACCTTCTTCCATGCTTTTCGTTCCTTGCAATCAAAATTTCTGCATGCTATAATCATTCATGCTGCTTTTTCCATCTATGGTTAAATATTCGTCCATAATCATTTTTGCctttttgtgttttgatctgTTTCAAGTTCTTGGTGAATTTCATTTCGTAAATGATCCTTTCTTTATTTGTGAGGGGGAATGTGTGGagattatttgatttttatttttttattttttacgtttttcatttttttcaataaCATGATGTAATAGTTAATATTGCTTAATTGATTCTAGTTTTTCTTGTTATACATTTGCAGCATGTTTGGAATAGATTAATTCTCGGATATAATTGAAGAAAACAAACTGTATTGAATTATAGGAAGGTTTAGATTTTAGGCTGTTCTAAATTCAGAATAAACTAATTCAAACATGGATTGAAGTACCAAAATTACCTTATGTTGCTGAAAAACCAAGGAAGAACAAAAAAGAAATGCCCTGTTTATTCAAAAAGTTTGATTCCTTCAACAAATCTACTTAAAAAGTAGGTAACATTGACGGTGACATGATTCTTGtctaggtaattttcttttgaGTGTTTGTATTTTTGTTCTTCTGTAGATAATATTGCTATCTACATGATATTTTTATGGTAATTTTGGtatctttttcattctttaaaCAAGCGATTGTTTAAAGATGATAGCTGAAAACTCACATAAAGATGACTTAATTTAAAGATGATAgctgaaaaccattacatcttAGCTatcattttcataatttttatgtgAGTAGAAATCATTTAATAACTTGTGTTTAGGCACAACGATTAACAACCACAAAGTAAGTAGGTCTCACCATTATGGCACTCAGTTGTTTCTTAGTTCCATTAACTTTTATGCGAAATTGCGAATGTTTTAAGTTTTCGTCTGCCTAAGAATTTTTGAATCTTAAATTCACCAATTAACTGATTCTTGTAAGACCAATTAATTCATTCCTTTTTGAATCTTGAAAGAAAAAGATGTCAAATCACCAAACATCTTTGAGCGAGCGAAGGAGGAGATACAGGCGGTTTTCCATCACGACAAGATGCCTACCCATGACAAAGAAACTCATGGGAGAAACGATGACATTGACGAGGAAACAGATACTAGCGAGGTCAAAGCCCCGGGTGTTCTTGAACGGGTGAAGGAGGAGATTGAAGCTGTAGTTGAGGCCTTGCATCCAAATAAAGACTCTCAGGATCATGATTCATCATCAaagtgaagagaatggtggaaGGAATGTCCCTTCAAATGTTTTGTAATTATGATTCTGAAAATTTGTGTCAATGGTTTAACTGTTTAAGGTGTAAACCATGAAAACTATGAGGACTTTTGTGAGCTCTTGGAACAAATCATTATTTAATTTGCTATAATGTATCAATTACTCCTTGCTATATCAGCTCTGTTTTGGATTTGGATTCTCTATTAGTAAGGAATAATTGTAAAGTAAAAAAAAGTAAGAAATTTATCAACATTAGATTAATAATTTCTATTACATGTAGATTCCACTAAAATGATGCAGGAATTTTGATCATTTACATTTTCATTTTACAACTACCCTCTTAATGAGGATCTTAATGTTCCAGCTTTGTGATAGTTGTCACAAATATGATGGTAGAAGTATTCAGCAGATCAGAGTAATTAAGAAGTAATGTTTTGGATAGAGTGCATATGAGATTTTGGTCAAAAGTCAAAACTGTTATATACTTTTTTGGTTCAATTTCTTTTTAACGTGCTGAATCCATTCCTTAACAGATTAAGAAAGGCAGAGAAAGCTTTTACCCTTTGGGCAGGGACATTATTGATGTGAAAGTTCTATGGTAGATTCTTGCATGTAAATATGGTATATCTTCGAGATTCACGTTCATCTATATAGGCTGATAGCTGTAAATGGAATGAAATTTGGATATAATCatactaatattatttaattatttgtttgacAAAATTCAGCTTTCACTCAATTGTCATAAAAAAACAAGAGTTTGCTCTATTTTAAAGGCTAGTGTTTGATTTGGGTATACTTGATGGAGCAGCTACATTCTGTTCTATGACCTATGTTTGGGATTATTATTAATAGCTCTATAGTTATAGGTTGATATAAGTTAGGTTTGTATGGAACTATGGATTATCATGGTTAGCCATCATTGCATAAATGTACTCATTCTATATTGATACATCTTATAAccttttatatatttataaatgaATGTAACTAGATATAAATTGTATTTGTATACACTAACttataaatagataaaaaagaattaaaataggtgaaaattcaggtgcagtcgacttcacgtgaagttgatacttGAGAGTTATTAGATGATTTGaatgatttgactaaattttcatttaacGGCTCTCAGATAccaacttcacgtaaagtcgacttaacctgagttttcaccattAAAATAActtgttaatataaaataaaaggagTATTATACATGAAATGGATAGAGTAGGATAGAGTTTTACTTTTGCTATAATTCTATCTgcaaatttaaaatctttttaaaattcaatcttATTCCATTTGTAAGTTGAAAatctcttaattctttctcCACTCTATCTTAATTCCTACCTGACTTTACCTACaacaaattgattttttttttcaatcaaatacaatattcaattatttcatatttcataaacatactaataaaattattattgccAACCCTAGTTGTAAATGAAACGAAATCTGGGTATGATCGtgctaatattatttaattattcgGTTGACAAAATTCAACTTTCTCGCAATTGTCATCGAGTTTTCAATCAAAAACTACCTCGAGGTTCAGAAAAGAGTTTGCTTGATTTTAAAGGCTTGTGTTTGATTTGGGTATACTTGATGGAGCTGCTATATTCTACTCTATGACCTATATATGTTTGGGATTATTATTAATAGCTCTATAGTTATAGGCTGATATTAGTTAGGGTTGTATGAAACTATGGATTGTCATGGTTGGCGATCATATTTTGTGCTCTCATGCTTTGCATAAATGTACTCATTCTATGTTGATacattcttttatatatttataaatgaATGTAACTAGAAATAAATTGTTTTCGTATACACTAATTTATAAATAGatataaaagaattaaaataacttATCAATATAGAATGAAAAGAGTATTACATACacttcaaaatctttttgttaatttgttcccaatgagttataactcaaatgagTTTCTCTATATTCAGTTAAGAAGTCGCGAATTCGAGTCTTTCtatctttgataaaaaaaaaaacttgttaTGATCATTCCCTTGGTCTAATCGTTTATTTACATTGAGAATATTATCCCTCGTATATAAATGCAAAGATAATgaacaataaatatttaattatcttGACAGAAAAAGTGATGCGAACAAGCATTTTTaagaaatatattattttatttcatttttaagATAAACAACACAAGCacaagttattatttttatccaaTAGTTAATCAGTAACATTTAAAAGTATTAGATAAAACTATAAAGTTGAAAACTAGGTTAAAAATATTGATCAATATAAACTAAAATTGATGTCTCTctaatttttctcttttaagATATTAAACCTTACTTTTCAAAGGACTTGGTCTCTCTTTTTTGAGTTTTTCGAACATGACTTTttactttatttaaaaattaagaaagtAATTGAGATAATATTGTTCCTTTCTAAGACTTAAAATTTAAGCCTATTTAAATTGCATGCAATGTCATGCATTAACGAGTTCTTTTCCTAGTTAACGTCACCCATAACATCTTAGACACTCTCATGCACAGGATCCAACCCATATATAACAcctctattttatttatttatttatttattttggaaTTTTCTCTTCCTTTGCCACAAATTCTCTTCTTAACTTCTTTTCAGCAGTCCTAAAACTCTACACTATTTACTAGGCTTCTTTTCTGTCACTTTCTTTGGCACACTGTTTGTAGTGCTCAGAGATAAGATAACATCTATCAATCAATACATCATCAGCTTCACACCTTGACCATATAACACATCAACTTCAACATATGAAAGACCCTTTTTACATAAAATCAAATCACACTGCTTCACTATAAGTAATAATTTCCAGTCAATAGTGCACACCCAAATTGCACATTACCACATAAGTGTTAAGTGTATATGTATGACTTGTCTATATATAGGTGGGTGCATTTGTTCTTTAGCTGTTCCTTCCTTCCCACAATTTCCATTTTAACATGATTCATTCATTCATGACCTAATCTTGTAattttgttatctttttttatctatgtaaaaggatttttttttttagttttatcaCACAAAAAAGGGGTGCTCTCAATCAATTGGAGTAGGAGATTACTGAATATTAATGAcatattaattaacaaaaatgctatttgtacgttaaaattagtcactaaaatcaactattaatgtatttatgtataaatacatgtgtagtttaatttatttttaatgtatatttttattccaacatgtattttatactaatagCTAATTTTGATagctaattttagtatacactTAACATAACTCATTAATTAGCCTATACTAATTAAAGTTTGGTGTTTATTTATTTGACATTCAATTAAATTTAAGGGGAAAAAAAGGAGACATTTGGATATTTGAT from Arachis stenosperma cultivar V10309 chromosome 9, arast.V10309.gnm1.PFL2, whole genome shotgun sequence encodes the following:
- the LOC130950939 gene encoding uncharacterized protein LOC130950939 isoform X1, whose amino-acid sequence is MAEPHDSHSEKDVKSPNIFERAKEEIQAVFHHDKMPTHDKETHGRNDDIDEETDTSEVKAPGVLERVKEEIEAVVEALHPNKDSQDHDSSSK
- the LOC130950939 gene encoding uncharacterized protein LOC130950939 isoform X2, with translation MAEPHDSHSDVKSPNIFERAKEEIQAVFHHDKMPTHDKETHGRNDDIDEETDTSEVKAPGVLERVKEEIEAVVEALHPNKDSQDHDSSSK